The sequence GGATCGCGCTGGGTGCTTCAGTGGGTTGGTGGGAAGCTACCATCTTACTGGTACTGGCTATCATCTGCCTGGTTACCCATTTCATGTTTGGCCCTATGCGCCTGGTACAGGAAGCTGTTGAAGCTGGTGATATTGAGACTGCTATGGCGATGATGAATACTATTAAATTCCCTAAGTTGTTATATAAACCTATTCAGTCTGTTTATTATTTCATGCAGAGTAATCTGGCCATGTATAATAAGGACCTGGATAAGGCAGAGGCTTCTATCCGCCAGAGTATCAAGTCTGGTAGTCCGATGAAGGAGTATGAGGGAATGCAGTACTTCCAGCTGGGTACCATTGCTTATCAGAAGAATGACCTGAAGGAAGCGGATAGCAACCTGAAAAAGGCGGTAAGAATGGGATTGCCTGATAAAGAGAATACAGCTGCTGCGCTGCTGACGCTGGCTTCGATTGCGATGAGCCGCCGCGATTTCAAAACTGCAAAAGACTTTTTCCGCAGGGCGAAGGCACAAAAGCCGACTACTGCTCAGATCGTAGGTCAGATCAAGGAAATGGATAAATATATTTCCCGTATGCCAGGTTGATGCTGGCTACAAGCTTCAAAAAAGGGTGCTCCTGATCGGAGCACCCTTTCCCTTTTTATGAAATTA is a genomic window of Chitinophaga sp. LS1 containing:
- a CDS encoding tetratricopeptide repeat protein, which codes for MKALNLFIRYRLPLGIILLLGGIALGASVGWWEATILLVLAIICLVTHFMFGPMRLVQEAVEAGDIETAMAMMNTIKFPKLLYKPIQSVYYFMQSNLAMYNKDLDKAEASIRQSIKSGSPMKEYEGMQYFQLGTIAYQKNDLKEADSNLKKAVRMGLPDKENTAAALLTLASIAMSRRDFKTAKDFFRRAKAQKPTTAQIVGQIKEMDKYISRMPG